From Girardinichthys multiradiatus isolate DD_20200921_A chromosome 3, DD_fGirMul_XY1, whole genome shotgun sequence, the proteins below share one genomic window:
- the mms22l gene encoding protein MMS22-like has product MAEEFSESLTPPVSPFAADSQCDLAAAQPPCFCCFEAKDDHTEALSSEGYLGRGSLKRLLLRLDPAPTGFETDTVDIFGFPWVTETALVESTKLLFGLFRQTFYKLETLVQSSSHDFGQAGNLHCESENLRQQCVSFLQYVKVFLHRYLEPSLDAAHSHPYEQLEQQFPSALLEELFGITLLTGRLKDLPAGVQSAFSMQNHGKIFPPSWHLLHLHLDIHWSVLEILHVLGHRMQSQVVYAHQFVNLTGENLTDTSLFEEHLCSLLCDLTGLAMGKYSKVRPTEMLSSNPFHCLCTKELWVLLMYLLEYRNKVLRTQSFWSYMNSLLKPLVTRQPPSEHLGGLPTHCKDPLGFTWWLLTHLAMLGQYSRNGTVQNEKHFGDNWTFVEGLLKMTCNPKGGLAEEQVRMHVHCCLSLSLLWEPSTAAVSTLWEYYSKNLNASFTVPWLGVSGLGTLCKTPLALLEQAHSCCSPSALRSPGHTQLYRSANSFHIFLRVLALCLGQDRAGGVPQRQIKGRIYSKFSSKKMQELSEGGLMNFLLLFLVVARQVELEDVANRACELLGILPSNCPPAHRTLVWRGQLSLLLLFQERGLDVGAQASWLASSFNKTAKEFYDKTTEVPRRLALWGPLGSYLEGVAEVFETSASLSLSEEKLLNEGFDWLLPACRQSELNSVLSFLQIVLAQLRRVHQRSVQSAPAPAWAPGAASVIKERHLAVASALWVHFFPFLRSLRLSQTPPAQLADAAAGFTLLAFDQPGSAPQDLQPNPVQSTMQFFGWDNMVHPLLVTRYLPHLLQNSELVSSLSCGPSGAAPCSAQGLSVRAWIRCVLQQHLHKNPDGTESKTARAVGEQLCELTRLVLRLPEVDSILQRAGLPSTAARGEPTSALEMFVKAIGTVYSELQLLSERSAMVTRALDYIGDILKYMRPYVGNKNQEGMQLAYRAVGCIVKHWSPLLATSKAQQLLFRIVNSLLLPPKLPQQDKALRDSLPLYLQGLSVASSISQSQGACLKQQLHSVTHRYLDHFLPPSPSLGIIANHPVLLGACETTPTVRGVALRRTILEVLCENFLLFKSHAPPPRLASVLMFLLELLRRNSDTDVSLLTLSLPSLLRCLMLVSEPIVRKTSTDALQLVVERCAAASTERPCELMITVLRSFVEENVGVYDRQVYGVLETVAVLDPTVVQALIPNMTLSLRNAEHKRGLGKNIALRGAYMKLLSLLGQSGQAEITSLEGD; this is encoded by the exons ATGGCCGAAGAGTTCAGCGAGTCTCTCACGCCACCAGTTTCCCCCTTTGCCGCAGACAGTCAGTGTGATCTGGCGGCCGCTCAACCACCCTGTTTCTGCTGCTTTGAAGCTAAAGATGACCACACTGAAGCTCTGTCCTCTGAGGGATACCTTGGACGAGGTTCCCTGAAACG GTTGCTGCTACGTCTTGACCCAGCCCCTACTGGGTTTGAGACGGACACGGTGGACATTTTTGGCTTTCCCTGGGTTACAGAAACCGCACTGGTGGAATCGACCAAATTGCTCTTTGGTCTGTTTAG ACAAACTTTTTACAAGTTGGAGACTTTGGTCCAGTCGAGCTCACATGACTTTG gacaAGCAGGGAACCTGCATTGTGAATCAGAGAACCTTCGGCAGCAGTGTGTTTCATTTCTTCAGTATGTTAAGGTCTTTTTGCACAG ATACCTGGAACCGTCCCTGGATGCAGCTCACTCACATCCCTATGAGCAGCTGGAACAGCAGTTCCCCTCCGCTCTTCTGGAGGAACTGTTCGGCATCACTCTCCTCACAGGACGGCTGAAAGACCTGCCTGCAGGTGTTCAAAGTGCCTTCAGTATGCAGAACCACGGAAAG ATTTTTCCTCCCTCCTGGCATTTGTTGCACCTTCATCTTGACATTCACTGGTCAGTCCTGGAAATCCTACATGTGCTGGGTCACAGGATGCAAA GCCAGGTGGTTTACGCCCACCAGTTTGTGAACCTGACGGGAGAGAACCTCACCGATACGAGTCTGTTTGAGGAGCACCTGTGCTCTCTGCTGTGTGACCTAACGGGTCTGGCTATGGGCAAATACAGCAAG GTGAGACCCACAGAGATGCTGAGCAGCAATCCTTTCCACTGCCTCTGCACCAAAGAGCTCTGGGTGCTGCTCATGTACCTTCTGGAGTATAGAAACAAAGTTCTGCGCACACAG TCTTTTTGGAGCTACATGAACTCTTTGCTGAAGCCCTTGGTTACCAGGCAGCCTCCATCAGAGCACTTGGGTGGCCTTCCGACACACTGTAAAGACCCTCTGGGATTCACATGGTGGCTCCTCACTCATCTGGCCATGTTGGGCCAGTACAGTCGGAACGGCACAGTCCAGAATGAG AAGCATTTTGGGGATAACTGGACATTTGTGGAAGGACTGCTCAAAATGACCTGTAACCCCAAG GGTGGTCTTGCAGAGGAGCAGGTCAGGATGCACGTGCACTGCTGTCTCAGTCTGTCTCTGCTGTGGGAGCCAAGCACCGCTGCTGTCTCCACCCTCTGGGAGTACTACAGCAAGAACCTG AATGCCTCATTCACAGTGCCGTGGTTGGGAGTGTCAGGCCTGGGCACACTGTGCAAGACGCCTCTAGCTTTGTTGGAGCAGGCACACAGCTGCTGCTCCCCCTCTGCCCTGCGCTCTCCGGGTCACACCCAGCTCTATCGCTCTGCCAACTCCTTCCACATCTTCCTTCGAGTGCTGGCCCTGTGCCTTGGCCAGGACAGGGCTGGTGGCGTCCCACAGAGGCAGATCAAGGGGAG GATTTACTCAAAGTTCTCATCGAAGAAGATGCAGGAGCTGTCAGAAGGAGGTCTCATGAACTTTCTGCTCCTTTTCCTGGTAGTGGCCAGGCAGGTGGAGCTGGAGGATGTGGCCAACAGAGCTTGTGAGCTCCTTGGCATCTTGCCCTCTAACTGCCCCCCTGCACATCGCACGCTGGTCTGGAGAGGGCAGTTATCTCTACTGTTACTTTTTCAG GAGAGAGGTTTAGATGTTGGTGCTCAGGCTAGCTGGTTGGCTTCCTCCTTTAACAAGACAGCCAAGGAGTTCTACGATAAGACCACCGAGGTCCCTCGCAGACTCGCCCTCTGGGGACCCCTGGGCTCTTATCTGGAAGGTGTGGCCGAGGTGTTCGAGACGAGCGCCAGCCTCAGCCTATCGGAGGAAAAGCTGCTTAACGAAGGCTTTGATTGGTTGCTGCCAGCTTGTCGTCAGTCTGAACTGAACTCAGTCCTGAGCTTTCTGCAGATCGTGCTggcacagctcag ACGGGTCCATCAGCGCAGTGTCCAGTCAGCGCCCGCCCCGGCCTGGGCTCCAGGCGCAGCCAGCGTGATTAAGGAGCGCCACCTAGCAGTGGCTTCTGCTCTGTGGGTCCACTTCTTCCCCTTCCTGCGCAGCTTACGCCTGTCCCAGACCCCTCCAGCACAGCTGGCAGATGCTGCTGCAG GTTTCACCTTGCTCGCCTTTGATCAGCCCGGTTCCGCCCCTCAGGACCTGCAGCCCAACCCGGTTCAGTCCACCATGCAGTTCTTTGGCTGGGACAATATGGTTCACCCGCTTCTTGTGACTCGCTACCTTCCCCATCTGCTCCAGAACAG TGAGCTGGTGTCCTCGCTAAGCTGCGGTCCTAGCGGTGCAGCCCCGTGTTCGGCTCAAGGCCTTTCAGTGAGAGCGTGGATCCGATGCGTCCTGCAGCAACACCTTCACAAGAACCCAGACGGGACTGAGAGCAAAACGG CCCGGGCTGTGGGGGAGCAGCTGTGTGAACTGACCCGCCTTGTCCTGAGACTTCCAGAGGTGGACAGTATTCTGCAAAGAGCTGGACTTCCTTCCACAGCTGCCAGGGGTGAGCCAACCTCAGCCCTGGAGATGTTTGTCAAG GCCATAGGCACCGTCTACAGTGAGCTGCAGCTGTTGTCGGAGCGGTCAGCCATGGTTACCCGAGCCCTTGACTACATTGGTGACATCCTGAAATACATGAGACCTTATGTAGGCAACAAGAACCAGGAGGGAATGCAGCTGGCATACAGGGCTGTAG GCTGCATAGTGAAGCACTGGAGCCCCCTGCTGGCCACTTCAAAAGCTCAGCAGCTGCTGTTCCGAATCGTGAATAGTCTGCTCCTTCCCCCCAAACTCCCACAGCAAGACAAGGCTCTGAGGGACAGCTTACCTCTTTATCTGCAG GGTCTGTCAGTGGCCTCAAGCATATCTCAGTCCCAGGGAGCTTGTCTGAAGCAGCAGCTTCACTCTGTAACCCACAGATACCTGGACCATTTTCTCCCTCCCTCACCCTCTCTGGGCATCATCGCCAACCACCCGGTGCTGCTTGGTGCATGTGAGACCACCCCGACAGTGAGGGGAGTAGCACTTAGGAGGACCATACTGGAGGTGCTTTG TGAGAATTTCCTGCTGTTCAAAAGCCACGCCCCCCCTCCTCGCCTCGCATCCGTCTTGATGTTCCTGTTGGAGCTTTTGAGACGAAACAGTGACACAGACGTTTCCCTGCTCACTCTATCCCTTCCCTCTCTGCTGCGCTGCTTGATGCTGGTCAGTGAGCCAATAG TAAGGAAGACGAGCACAGATGCATTGCAGCTAGTGGTGGAACGATGTGCTGCTGCATCTACTGAAAGGCCATGTGAGCTGATGATCACCGTCTTACG GTCGTTCGTGGAGGAGAACGTGGGAGTCTACGACAGGCAGGTGTACGGGGTCCTGGAGACCGTAGCCGTCTTGGATCCCACTGTGGTTCAGGCTCTCATTCCCAACATGACTCTCAGTCTGAGAAACGCTGAACACAAAAGGGGACTGGGCAAGAACATCGCTTTGAG GGGCGCGTACATGAAGCTGCTGTCTCTGCTTGGACAAAGTGGGCAGGCTGAAATAACCAGTCTGGAGGGCGATTAG